The proteins below come from a single Halomicroarcula saliterrae genomic window:
- a CDS encoding protein sorting system archaetidylserine decarboxylase, translated as MQFARGSLRYAAVPALLAAPAVLLTPLASAACLLAGAGVLFFHRDPERSTPPTGVVSPADGHVAVVREEDDRVRLGIYMRGRDVHVNRAPMAGVVESVDHVPGANKLAFRKESERNERLRFTFEDYDAEMIAGAFARRTRSYVEPGEFVERGQRIGHISFSSRFDVVLPPEYDIGDLTVAEGNRVLAGETVVARPSEAVTVDDSAVAEK; from the coding sequence ATGCAGTTCGCCCGCGGAAGCCTCCGATACGCCGCGGTTCCCGCCCTCCTGGCCGCACCGGCGGTGCTCCTGACGCCACTCGCCAGCGCTGCCTGTCTGCTGGCTGGCGCAGGGGTACTGTTCTTCCACCGCGACCCGGAGCGGTCGACGCCGCCGACGGGCGTGGTCTCACCGGCCGACGGACACGTCGCTGTCGTTCGCGAAGAGGACGACCGAGTACGGTTGGGCATCTACATGCGGGGCCGCGACGTCCACGTCAACCGCGCACCGATGGCCGGCGTCGTCGAGTCCGTCGACCACGTTCCCGGCGCGAACAAACTCGCCTTCCGCAAGGAGTCGGAACGCAACGAGCGCCTGCGGTTCACGTTCGAGGACTACGACGCGGAGATGATAGCCGGCGCGTTCGCCCGCCGGACCCGGTCGTACGTCGAGCCGGGCGAGTTCGTCGAACGCGGGCAACGCATCGGCCACATCTCCTTCTCCAGTCGCTTCGACGTCGTCCTGCCGCCGGAATACGATATCGGGGATCTCACCGTCGCCGAGGGGAACCGCGTGCTGGCCGGCGAAACGGTCGTCGCACGGCCGAGCGAGGCCGTGACCGTCGATGACTCGGCGGTCGCCGAAAAGTAG
- the ligA gene encoding NAD-dependent DNA ligase LigA: MTADPSRPSANPHVESPDTDFAPVEELDEATAREQADQLREAIRYHDYRYYVEADPVIGDRAYDALFSRLQELEDEFDLDTEGSPTQRVGGEPLDELEDVEHVAPMGSIDQSGEVEDVREFDERVRRGLRETDYDGAVQYFCEPKFDGLSVEVVYEDGEFVRAATRGDGEVGEDVTENVRTISSVPQRLRGEYPDFLAVRGEVYMPREAFTAYNRERVESGEDPFANPRNAAAGTLRQLDPTITAERPLAVFFFGVLDASVDFGSHAGIHERLPEWGLRVCDRTRVVDDIEAAIDYRNEQLDARDALGYEIDGVVLKVDDGDACDRLGATSRAPRWAFAYKFPARKEETTVRDIVVQVGRTGRLTPVALMDPVEVGGVTVTRASLHNPSLIEELGVGIGDRVRIKRAGDVIPDVVEVVEGNGDGHFEFPDDCPACGSQVERDGPMAFCTGGLSCPAQRERSVEHYASRAGLDIEGLGEKAVEQLLDADLVENAADLYELSVDDLAELEGWGETSARNLVDELDAAREPELDEFLTALGIPQVGGVTARNLAHEFGTFEAIREAAEGDDEPSDGQVTLGEAVGDDEAAFEVFEAVPDVGPVVARSIVDFFRDGGNRAVLSRLLDHVDPQAADQSTGDALAGLTFVFTGSLDEYTRGDAQELVERAGGSATSSVSGNTDYLVVGENAGQRKREDADENDVEELSESEFEALLAERGAL, encoded by the coding sequence ATGACAGCCGACCCGTCGCGGCCATCGGCAAACCCACACGTCGAGTCGCCGGACACGGACTTCGCCCCCGTCGAGGAACTGGACGAGGCGACCGCCCGCGAGCAGGCCGACCAGCTGCGCGAGGCCATCCGCTACCACGACTACCGTTACTACGTCGAGGCCGACCCGGTCATCGGCGACCGGGCCTACGACGCGCTCTTCTCCCGACTGCAGGAGCTCGAAGACGAGTTCGACCTCGACACAGAGGGGAGTCCCACCCAGCGGGTCGGCGGCGAACCGCTGGACGAGCTCGAAGACGTCGAACACGTCGCGCCGATGGGTTCTATCGACCAGAGCGGGGAGGTCGAGGACGTCCGCGAGTTCGACGAGCGAGTGCGTCGCGGCCTCCGGGAGACCGACTACGACGGCGCTGTCCAGTACTTCTGTGAGCCGAAGTTCGACGGCCTCTCCGTCGAGGTCGTCTACGAGGACGGCGAGTTCGTCCGGGCGGCCACGCGGGGCGACGGCGAGGTCGGCGAAGACGTCACCGAAAACGTCCGGACCATCAGCAGCGTCCCCCAGCGCCTCCGCGGGGAGTATCCCGACTTTCTCGCGGTGCGGGGCGAGGTGTACATGCCCCGCGAGGCCTTCACCGCGTACAACCGCGAGCGCGTCGAGTCGGGGGAAGACCCCTTCGCCAACCCTCGCAACGCCGCCGCGGGGACGCTCCGGCAACTGGACCCCACGATTACCGCCGAGCGGCCGCTCGCGGTGTTCTTCTTCGGCGTTCTCGATGCCAGCGTCGACTTCGGGAGCCACGCGGGCATCCACGAGCGCCTCCCGGAGTGGGGGTTGCGCGTCTGTGACCGCACCCGCGTCGTCGACGACATCGAGGCGGCCATCGACTACCGGAACGAGCAACTCGACGCCCGCGACGCCCTCGGCTACGAGATAGACGGCGTCGTCCTCAAGGTCGACGACGGCGACGCCTGCGACCGACTGGGCGCGACCAGCCGCGCCCCGCGGTGGGCCTTCGCCTACAAGTTCCCCGCCCGCAAGGAGGAGACGACGGTCCGGGACATCGTCGTGCAGGTGGGCCGGACCGGCCGGCTGACCCCGGTCGCGCTGATGGACCCCGTCGAGGTCGGCGGCGTCACCGTGACGCGGGCCTCCCTGCACAACCCTTCGCTCATCGAAGAGCTCGGCGTCGGTATCGGCGACCGCGTGCGAATCAAGCGCGCCGGCGACGTGATTCCGGACGTGGTCGAGGTCGTCGAGGGGAACGGTGACGGCCACTTCGAGTTCCCGGACGACTGTCCCGCCTGCGGGAGTCAGGTGGAACGCGACGGGCCCATGGCCTTCTGTACCGGCGGGCTCTCCTGTCCCGCTCAGCGCGAACGCTCAGTCGAGCACTACGCCAGCCGGGCCGGGCTGGACATCGAGGGGCTCGGCGAGAAGGCCGTCGAGCAGCTCCTCGATGCGGACCTCGTCGAGAACGCCGCGGACCTCTACGAGCTCTCCGTCGACGACCTCGCCGAGCTGGAGGGGTGGGGCGAGACGAGTGCCCGGAACCTGGTCGACGAACTCGACGCCGCCCGCGAACCCGAACTCGACGAGTTCCTCACGGCGCTTGGCATCCCGCAGGTCGGCGGCGTCACGGCCCGGAACCTCGCCCACGAGTTCGGCACGTTCGAGGCCATCCGCGAGGCCGCCGAGGGCGACGACGAACCGTCCGATGGCCAGGTGACGCTCGGTGAAGCCGTCGGCGACGACGAGGCGGCGTTCGAGGTGTTCGAGGCGGTCCCCGACGTCGGTCCAGTCGTCGCCCGCAGCATCGTCGACTTCTTCCGGGACGGGGGGAACCGAGCGGTGCTTTCCCGCCTGCTGGACCACGTCGACCCGCAGGCCGCCGACCAGTCGACGGGCGACGCCCTGGCGGGGCTCACCTTCGTCTTCACCGGGTCGCTCGACGAGTACACCCGCGGGGACGCACAGGAACTCGTCGAACGCGCCGGCGGCTCGGCCACCTCCAGCGTCTCGGGCAACACCGACTATCTGGTGGTCGGGGAGAACGCGGGCCAGCGAAAGCGCGAAGACGCCGACGAGAACGACGTCGAGGAGCTCTCCGAAAGCGAGTTCGAGGCGTTGCTCGCGGAGCGAGGCGCGCTGTAA
- a CDS encoding O-acetylhomoserine aminocarboxypropyltransferase/cysteine synthase family protein, translating to MTDHYGFGTRCVHAGQEEPDPATGARAPPIYQTSSYVFEDAETAADRYALEDDGNVYSRFDNPTVRMLETRLASLEGAVDAVATGSGMAALDAATTVLASAGDNVVSASSIYGGTHSYLATTASQRGIETRFVDTLDPQSYAEAIDDDTAYVHCETIGNPSLVVPPLQEIADVAHDHGVPLFVDNTFGTPALCRPLDHGADIVWESTTKWIHGSGSTVGGVLADGGSFPWGEHPEKYPEIGGENPGFGFSFAERFGDRAFAVAARQRGLRALGDGQKPFDAWVTLQGTETLSLRMERHCSNALTVAEHLRDHPEVAWVTYPGLSDHETHGLAQEYLEGGYGGVVTFGLSGGYEASKRFCEETELAQFLANIGDAKTLVIHPASTTHAQLSEEEQRASGVSPDLVRMSVGIEDPEDIIEDIDDAVSRVS from the coding sequence ATGACTGACCACTACGGATTCGGGACACGCTGTGTCCACGCCGGCCAGGAGGAGCCGGACCCCGCTACAGGGGCGCGAGCGCCCCCGATCTATCAGACCTCCTCGTACGTCTTCGAGGACGCGGAGACTGCGGCCGACCGGTACGCGCTGGAGGACGACGGCAACGTCTACTCGCGGTTCGACAACCCGACCGTGCGGATGCTGGAAACGCGTCTGGCGTCGCTCGAAGGCGCCGTCGACGCCGTCGCCACAGGCTCCGGAATGGCCGCGCTGGACGCCGCGACGACCGTGCTCGCGAGCGCGGGCGACAACGTGGTCTCGGCCTCTTCTATCTACGGTGGCACCCACTCCTATCTGGCTACCACCGCGAGTCAGCGCGGTATCGAGACGCGCTTCGTCGACACGCTCGACCCGCAGTCCTACGCCGAGGCTATCGACGACGACACTGCCTACGTCCACTGCGAGACCATCGGCAATCCGTCACTCGTGGTCCCGCCCCTCCAGGAGATCGCGGACGTGGCCCACGACCACGGCGTCCCCCTCTTCGTCGACAACACCTTCGGGACGCCCGCGCTCTGTCGCCCGCTCGACCACGGCGCCGACATCGTCTGGGAGTCGACGACCAAGTGGATTCACGGCTCCGGCTCGACCGTCGGTGGCGTGCTCGCGGACGGCGGCTCGTTCCCGTGGGGCGAACACCCGGAAAAGTACCCCGAAATCGGCGGGGAGAACCCCGGTTTCGGGTTCAGCTTCGCCGAGCGCTTCGGCGACCGCGCCTTCGCCGTGGCGGCCCGCCAGCGCGGCCTGCGCGCGCTGGGCGACGGCCAGAAGCCCTTCGACGCCTGGGTGACGCTGCAGGGGACCGAGACCCTCTCGCTTCGGATGGAGCGGCACTGCTCGAACGCCCTGACGGTGGCCGAACACCTCCGGGACCATCCCGAGGTCGCGTGGGTCACTTACCCCGGGCTCTCCGACCACGAGACCCATGGGCTCGCACAGGAGTACTTGGAGGGCGGGTACGGCGGCGTCGTCACGTTCGGGCTCTCGGGCGGCTACGAGGCGAGCAAGCGTTTCTGCGAGGAGACCGAGCTCGCACAGTTCCTGGCCAACATCGGCGACGCGAAGACGCTGGTCATCCACCCAGCCAGCACCACCCACGCACAGCTCTCCGAGGAAGAACAGCGCGCGAGCGGCGTCAGCCCGGACCTCGTCCGCATGAGCGTCGGCATCGAGGACCCCGAGGATATCATCGAAGACATCGACGACGCCGTGTCCCGGGTGAGCTGA
- a CDS encoding ABC transporter ATP-binding protein produces MTAIELDGLRKEYADVVALDGVDLTVEEGEVFGFLGPNGAGKSTTINVLLDFVRPTAGSAKVLGHDVREESEAIRERIGVLPEGYDVYERLTGREHMEFVIESKDADDDPEELLERVGVADAIDRRAGGYSKGMKQRLVLAMALVDEPDLLILDEPTTGLDPNGARQMRDLIREESERGATVFFSSHILSQVDAVCDTVGILQNGQLIAKDTVEGLRDAQGDMTLVVTVANTDGIEDALDEVRKLSSVSGAQLDTDRVTVSCESGAKMSVLNTFEDNGVAVEDFDTQEASLEDLFSSYTEQEVEA; encoded by the coding sequence ATGACCGCCATCGAACTGGACGGCCTCCGCAAGGAGTACGCTGACGTCGTCGCGCTGGACGGCGTCGACCTCACCGTCGAGGAGGGTGAGGTGTTCGGCTTTCTGGGTCCCAACGGGGCCGGGAAGTCGACGACCATCAACGTGCTGCTCGATTTCGTCCGCCCGACGGCCGGGTCAGCGAAGGTACTGGGTCACGACGTTCGCGAGGAGTCGGAAGCCATCCGCGAGCGCATCGGCGTCCTCCCGGAGGGGTACGACGTGTACGAGCGCCTCACCGGCCGCGAACACATGGAGTTCGTCATCGAGTCGAAAGACGCGGACGACGACCCCGAGGAACTCCTGGAGCGGGTCGGTGTCGCCGACGCCATCGACCGCCGGGCCGGCGGCTACTCCAAGGGGATGAAACAGCGGCTCGTGCTGGCGATGGCGCTGGTCGACGAGCCCGACCTCCTCATCCTCGACGAGCCGACCACGGGTCTGGACCCCAACGGCGCCCGCCAGATGCGGGACCTCATCCGCGAGGAGAGCGAGCGCGGCGCGACCGTCTTCTTCTCCTCGCACATCCTCAGCCAGGTCGACGCCGTCTGTGACACCGTCGGCATCCTCCAGAACGGACAGCTCATCGCGAAAGACACCGTCGAGGGCCTTCGCGACGCCCAGGGCGACATGACGCTCGTCGTCACCGTCGCAAACACCGACGGCATCGAGGACGCGCTCGACGAGGTGCGCAAGCTCTCTTCCGTCTCGGGCGCACAGCTCGACACCGACCGGGTGACCGTCAGCTGTGAGAGCGGCGCGAAGATGTCCGTGCTCAACACCTTCGAGGACAACGGCGTCGCCGTCGAGGACTTCGACACGCAGGAGGCGTCGCTGGAGGACCTCTTCTCCAGCTACACCGAACAGGAGGTCGAAGCATGA
- a CDS encoding AAA family ATPase translates to MDHTAVGDACDRVLDTVGTAVIADETFLQTVLSGVLARGHVLLEDVPGTGKTLTAQSFATALGLSFNRIQFTPDLLPADITGSNVFDEAAGTFEFQPGPVFANVVLADEINRAPPKTQAALLEAMGEKQVTVDGDTHELPEPFFVIATQNPVEQEGTFGLPEAQRDRFIVKTEMGYPEFDGERELLDRRADRTAQAPTVSAVIDGERVTALQGAVEAVTVDGKLRDYIVELARATREDDRVSVGVSPRGIQRLFEVSRAAAVIEHREYVVPDDIKRVVEQVFAHRLVLTADASVRGVDRATVVREVVDSVEVPAVTA, encoded by the coding sequence ATGGACCACACCGCTGTCGGCGACGCGTGCGACCGCGTCCTCGACACCGTCGGAACCGCGGTCATCGCCGACGAAACGTTCTTGCAGACGGTTCTGAGCGGGGTTCTGGCCCGCGGCCACGTCCTGCTGGAGGACGTGCCCGGCACGGGGAAGACACTCACCGCGCAGTCTTTCGCTACCGCGCTCGGCCTCTCGTTCAACAGAATTCAGTTCACTCCCGACCTGTTGCCGGCCGACATCACCGGGTCGAACGTGTTCGACGAGGCCGCGGGCACCTTCGAGTTCCAGCCCGGCCCCGTCTTCGCCAACGTCGTCCTCGCCGACGAGATAAACCGCGCACCGCCCAAGACGCAGGCGGCGCTGCTCGAAGCGATGGGCGAAAAGCAGGTGACCGTCGACGGTGACACCCACGAGCTCCCGGAGCCGTTTTTCGTCATCGCGACGCAGAACCCGGTCGAACAGGAGGGGACCTTCGGGCTGCCGGAGGCCCAGCGGGACCGCTTCATCGTCAAGACGGAGATGGGCTACCCCGAGTTCGACGGCGAACGCGAGCTGCTGGACCGCCGGGCCGACCGAACGGCACAGGCGCCGACGGTGTCGGCGGTCATCGACGGCGAACGCGTCACGGCGCTGCAAGGGGCCGTCGAGGCCGTGACCGTCGACGGGAAGCTGCGGGACTACATCGTCGAACTCGCTCGCGCCACGCGCGAAGACGACCGGGTCAGCGTCGGCGTCTCGCCGCGCGGTATCCAGCGCCTCTTCGAGGTGAGCCGCGCGGCCGCCGTCATAGAGCACCGGGAGTACGTGGTGCCCGACGACATCAAACGGGTCGTCGAGCAGGTGTTCGCCCACCGCCTCGTGCTGACGGCCGACGCCAGCGTCCGCGGCGTCGACCGGGCGACGGTCGTCCGGGAGGTCGTCGACAGCGTCGAGGTACCGGCGGTCACCGCGTAG
- a CDS encoding DUF58 domain-containing protein, which produces MRRRVHRWSGGMAGTLLLVCVGLLWGNAALLAAVVVPLTYVVYGSLSRVPADAALELTRTVTDGEPTPGEPVRVELTVENTGPAALTDVRVIDGVPAELAVVDGSPRDCMSLRSGEAATLTYSVMAKRGSHDFDTAAVRVRTLSASDEVTVELSADGDGTLTCANTVSEAPLTDATLPRVGTLPTDSGGDGLEFHSTRSYQRGDPVNRLDWRRYAKTSELTTIDYREEQAVRTVLLVDARPAARLTPAAGYPTGAELSAYAAERLFDALSAANAVVSVAAVGLDDADVPGGLGPDGLAWVDDADEHTAARVARLFDGVGAAAARDATTVGGEAGDASETVPPSVPTTDGGCDDARAIRARLPPTAQVVVFSPLTDDWPVALAESLTLRDYLTTLVAPDVARRDTVGTSVFALDRAARLRRAELTGTSVVDWDLDSPIDVALRASFVDLFSG; this is translated from the coding sequence ATGCGGCGGCGCGTACACCGCTGGAGCGGCGGCATGGCCGGCACGCTCTTGCTGGTCTGTGTGGGGCTGCTGTGGGGTAACGCCGCCCTCCTCGCGGCCGTCGTCGTCCCGCTGACTTACGTCGTCTACGGCTCGCTCTCCCGGGTTCCGGCCGACGCCGCGCTCGAACTCACCCGCACTGTCACCGACGGCGAGCCGACTCCCGGCGAGCCGGTGCGCGTCGAGCTGACGGTCGAGAACACCGGGCCGGCCGCGCTAACGGACGTGCGGGTCATCGACGGCGTCCCGGCGGAACTCGCCGTCGTCGACGGGAGCCCGCGGGATTGCATGTCGCTGCGCTCGGGCGAGGCGGCGACGCTGACGTACTCGGTGATGGCCAAGCGCGGGTCCCACGACTTCGACACCGCCGCCGTCAGGGTTCGGACGCTCTCGGCCAGCGACGAGGTGACCGTCGAGCTGTCGGCCGACGGCGACGGGACGCTCACCTGTGCCAACACCGTCTCCGAGGCCCCGCTGACGGACGCGACGCTCCCGCGTGTGGGGACGCTCCCGACCGACAGCGGCGGCGACGGGCTGGAGTTTCACTCGACCCGGAGCTACCAGCGCGGCGACCCCGTCAACCGCCTCGACTGGCGCCGGTACGCCAAGACCAGCGAGCTGACGACTATCGACTACCGCGAGGAGCAGGCGGTCCGGACGGTGCTGCTCGTCGACGCCCGCCCGGCGGCCCGGCTGACGCCGGCGGCGGGCTACCCGACGGGCGCCGAGCTCTCGGCCTACGCCGCCGAGCGGCTGTTCGACGCGCTCTCGGCCGCGAACGCCGTCGTCAGCGTCGCCGCCGTCGGCCTCGACGACGCCGACGTGCCCGGCGGCCTCGGTCCGGACGGGCTCGCCTGGGTCGACGACGCCGACGAGCACACAGCCGCCCGTGTGGCCCGTCTCTTCGACGGTGTCGGGGCCGCCGCGGCCCGGGACGCGACGACCGTCGGAGGCGAGGCCGGCGATGCGTCCGAAACCGTCCCGCCGAGCGTCCCGACGACCGACGGCGGGTGCGACGACGCGCGAGCGATACGCGCCCGGCTCCCGCCGACGGCCCAGGTCGTCGTCTTCTCGCCGCTGACCGACGACTGGCCCGTAGCACTCGCCGAGTCGCTCACCCTGCGGGACTACTTGACGACGCTGGTCGCGCCCGACGTCGCCCGTCGGGACACCGTCGGCACGTCGGTGTTCGCCCTCGACCGCGCGGCCCGCCTCCGGCGGGCGGAACTGACCGGGACGAGCGTCGTCGACTGGGACCTCGACAGCCCCATCGACGTGGCGCTGCGCGCGTCCTTTGTGGACCTCTTCAGTGGCTGA
- a CDS encoding DUF7519 family protein, with product MTDTSDDPTGLPGTSRAVVLGLTGLLVAVLLSTVATAPLLASVVGVGLVLALSMWLVGCDQWTPAGRLLASLLVAPIAAGLVAVAAGTVAAALGESSVTGGPGTLAALVVTGGCVLAVFGAAISTRGAYDRDRSATYLGVVGRTGLALAVVAGVAIANSIVSLSATDGGDGSRTAVGAVLAPVVDPLFAPTPGDTHLAVFCLCLAVVTLAFERAVTALPLTELVPETPDSPDLGATVEAVARRLRWTALVLVGASVVAAAVELRFGQPEIAGALAPTAYDLLVALTGSPGLRTAMWTLFVASAVTRLAVWVVQRTARSSTERVGTAAAPYVGGSVLAVGLFAIAGPAVGRVQTLVQSGAPTPVRLLFDQQLTPLVASYGAGPVLLFASLAVLSVAGTLTSGLWLALVVRYIDEQYAGVHVAAAGLFAASTFAATLGASTPVVLAGLVGSVVVWDAGAFGTRLRREVGTVAATRRTELTHTGGTVAVGGVGVALTVAVLGVARGSISPAPDTGYLTLLVALCAAVALVVSLR from the coding sequence ATGACTGATACTAGCGACGACCCGACGGGACTGCCCGGGACCAGCCGAGCCGTCGTGCTCGGCCTGACGGGGCTACTGGTCGCCGTCCTCCTCTCGACGGTCGCCACCGCGCCGCTACTGGCATCTGTGGTCGGGGTCGGGCTGGTGCTCGCGCTCTCGATGTGGCTGGTCGGCTGTGACCAGTGGACGCCCGCCGGTCGACTCCTCGCCAGCCTCCTCGTGGCCCCCATCGCCGCGGGACTGGTGGCGGTCGCTGCGGGCACCGTCGCCGCGGCGCTCGGCGAGTCCTCGGTCACGGGCGGCCCCGGCACACTGGCGGCGCTGGTAGTGACCGGCGGCTGTGTCCTCGCCGTCTTCGGGGCGGCCATCTCGACGCGGGGGGCCTACGACCGCGACCGGAGCGCCACCTATCTCGGTGTCGTCGGCCGGACGGGGCTGGCGCTCGCGGTGGTCGCCGGGGTCGCCATCGCCAACAGTATCGTCTCGCTGTCTGCGACCGACGGCGGCGACGGCTCGCGGACCGCAGTCGGGGCGGTGCTCGCGCCGGTCGTCGACCCGCTGTTTGCCCCGACGCCGGGAGACACCCACCTCGCCGTGTTCTGTCTGTGTCTCGCCGTCGTCACGCTCGCGTTCGAGCGGGCGGTGACGGCGCTGCCGCTCACCGAATTGGTGCCGGAGACGCCCGACTCCCCCGACTTGGGAGCCACAGTGGAAGCGGTCGCCCGGCGACTCCGCTGGACCGCGCTCGTGCTGGTCGGGGCGAGCGTCGTGGCCGCCGCGGTCGAACTCCGCTTCGGGCAGCCGGAAATCGCCGGCGCGCTGGCGCCGACGGCGTACGACCTGCTGGTGGCACTCACGGGCTCGCCGGGACTCCGGACGGCGATGTGGACGCTGTTCGTCGCCAGCGCCGTGACGCGGCTGGCGGTCTGGGTCGTCCAGCGGACCGCCCGGAGTTCGACCGAGCGAGTCGGCACTGCCGCGGCGCCGTACGTCGGGGGCAGCGTGCTCGCCGTCGGACTCTTCGCTATCGCCGGGCCCGCCGTCGGGCGGGTGCAGACGCTCGTCCAGTCGGGCGCGCCGACCCCGGTCCGTCTGCTGTTCGACCAGCAGCTGACGCCGCTGGTAGCGAGCTACGGCGCCGGGCCGGTTCTCCTGTTCGCGTCTCTCGCCGTTCTCAGCGTCGCCGGCACCCTCACCAGCGGCCTCTGGCTCGCGCTGGTCGTCCGGTACATCGACGAGCAGTACGCCGGCGTCCACGTCGCGGCGGCCGGGCTGTTCGCCGCGAGCACCTTCGCGGCGACGCTCGGTGCGTCGACCCCGGTCGTCCTCGCGGGGCTCGTCGGGAGCGTCGTCGTCTGGGACGCCGGGGCCTTCGGGACGCGGCTCCGCCGCGAGGTCGGGACAGTCGCGGCGACCCGCCGGACGGAACTGACACACACCGGTGGGACGGTCGCGGTCGGCGGCGTGGGCGTGGCGCTGACGGTCGCCGTCCTCGGGGTCGCCCGTGGGTCGATATCGCCGGCGCCCGACACCGGCTACCTCACCCTGCTGGTCGCGCTGTGTGCCGCCGTCGCACTGGTCGTGTCGCTGCGGTGA
- a CDS encoding DUF7269 family protein: protein MTLRELKLFGFGFLGVLGTAAAAALAVAPDAFAGVLPLLQRLSGQIRPTWLVAAIGLLGVFVGWQMTESDRGQTAFDDAVSTPPESVTTAETPLTGAPLDTMFDEAVAGDPNAMTAMVDRLRATAVTAYAIDAECSREAAERAIESGAWTGDAVATAMFDPDTAQPLPARLRLWLDPESERERRLRRTVRAIERLGEGR from the coding sequence GTGACCCTCCGCGAACTCAAGCTGTTCGGCTTCGGCTTTCTCGGCGTTCTGGGCACCGCCGCCGCCGCGGCGCTCGCCGTCGCTCCGGACGCCTTCGCCGGCGTGTTGCCGCTGCTGCAGCGGCTCAGCGGACAGATTCGGCCGACCTGGCTCGTCGCCGCCATCGGCCTTCTGGGCGTCTTCGTCGGGTGGCAGATGACGGAGTCGGATCGGGGACAGACCGCGTTCGACGACGCCGTGTCGACGCCGCCGGAGTCGGTGACCACAGCGGAGACACCGCTGACCGGGGCGCCCCTCGATACGATGTTCGACGAGGCGGTCGCCGGGGACCCGAACGCGATGACGGCGATGGTCGACCGGCTCCGGGCGACGGCGGTGACCGCGTACGCGATAGACGCCGAGTGCTCCCGCGAAGCGGCCGAGCGAGCCATCGAGTCCGGTGCGTGGACCGGCGACGCCGTCGCGACGGCGATGTTCGACCCCGACACCGCACAGCCGCTGCCGGCGCGGCTCCGGCTGTGGCTGGACCCCGAGAGCGAGCGCGAACGCCGTCTCAGACGGACAGTCCGTGCCATCGAGAGGCTCGGGGAGGGGCGGTGA
- a CDS encoding ABC transporter permease subunit, protein MSTEAGALANFDRAMRRTFSWYTVSKKEFKDAIRSKGLWLLGVIFTLLFVSPVAGALYLDFGAGTSQQAQAIQQQGMQFLLSSLYTNTVTILVPIIAIFVGYAAISKERTSGSMKILLSLPHSRRDVLVGKVIGRCAVLGVPLVVSLAVTAAFLMASELAFKPELFALFSLFSVLYALVFVAITVSISGAFKKTLWSGAASFMVYFYSTFLWNATVNSFGQLLQQRLGVTGAIRWHLVLLLKLANPNQAYKTLTTSMLNTGDTPVLRARLSMFGGNADTQTICTEVLNGTWTSRAVQFGGQTVQVPTCNGGGTPVPFFYSDPVVAVFMVAWIGIAATVSYYTFSLADL, encoded by the coding sequence ATGAGCACCGAGGCCGGCGCGCTGGCCAACTTCGACCGCGCGATGCGACGGACCTTCAGCTGGTACACCGTCTCGAAAAAGGAGTTCAAAGACGCCATCCGCTCGAAGGGGCTGTGGCTGCTCGGCGTCATCTTCACCCTGCTGTTCGTCAGCCCCGTCGCCGGGGCGCTGTATCTGGACTTCGGGGCCGGCACCAGCCAGCAGGCCCAGGCCATCCAGCAACAGGGGATGCAGTTCCTGCTGTCGAGCCTCTACACCAACACAGTGACCATTCTGGTTCCGATAATCGCCATCTTCGTCGGCTACGCGGCCATCTCCAAGGAGCGGACCTCCGGGTCGATGAAGATTCTGCTGTCGCTGCCCCACAGCCGCCGTGACGTGCTCGTCGGCAAGGTCATCGGCCGCTGTGCAGTGCTCGGCGTCCCGCTCGTCGTCTCGCTCGCCGTCACCGCCGCCTTCCTGATGGCGTCGGAGCTCGCCTTCAAGCCGGAGCTGTTCGCGCTGTTCTCGCTGTTCTCGGTCCTGTACGCCCTCGTCTTCGTCGCGATTACCGTCTCCATCTCGGGGGCGTTCAAGAAGACCCTCTGGTCCGGGGCCGCGAGCTTCATGGTCTACTTCTACTCCACGTTCCTCTGGAACGCGACCGTCAACAGCTTCGGCCAGCTGCTCCAGCAGCGACTGGGCGTCACCGGGGCCATCCGCTGGCATCTCGTCTTGCTCCTGAAACTCGCCAACCCGAACCAGGCCTACAAGACGCTCACGACCTCGATGCTGAACACCGGTGACACGCCCGTGCTACGGGCCCGCCTCTCCATGTTCGGCGGGAACGCGGACACACAGACCATCTGCACCGAGGTCCTCAACGGCACCTGGACGAGCCGCGCAGTGCAGTTCGGCGGCCAGACGGTCCAGGTCCCGACGTGTAACGGCGGCGGGACGCCAGTGCCGTTCTTCTACTCCGACCCCGTCGTGGCCGTGTTCATGGTCGCGTGGATCGGCATCGCCGCGACGGTCAGCTACTACACGTTCAGCCTGGCCGACCTGTAG